Proteins co-encoded in one Klebsiella michiganensis genomic window:
- a CDS encoding selenocysteinyl-tRNA-specific translation factor, which produces MIIATAGHVDHGKTTLLQALTGVNADRLPEEKKRGMTIDLGYAYWPQPDGRVIGFIDVPGHEKFLANMLAGVGGIDHALLVIACDDGVMAQTREHLAILQLTGNPQITVALTKADRVSDSRLAEVRAEVAALLGDIQAAIFTTAAPSGDGVEALQRHLKGLGERPHATSHRFRLAIDRAFTVKGAGLVVTGTALSGEVNIGDSLWLTGAEKPMRVRGLHAQNQPVSGAMAGQRIALNISGDAEKTDISRGDWLLSEKPLQPVERVIVELQALQPLQQWQPLHIHHSARHVTGRVSLLEGHLAELVLDAPLWLADNDRLVLRDISARTTLAGARAVLLHAPRRGKRQPAFLSWLGELTEAADDQQVLEAHLARGAVLLNEFSWARQLTAQGLQNLLAKPGYLQAGNALLSPEVATRWQQKLLDALARYHQQHDDQPGPGRERLRRMALPAEDEGLVLSLIEKMRGEGLLMSRHGWLHLPGHEPGFSAAQRAVWDKVDALFGDEPWWVRDLAKATGEEEQAMRQLLRSAAQQGLVTAILKDRYYRNDRLQAFADLIRDLDQTQGAANAADFRDRLGVGRKLAIQILEYFDKIGFTRRRGNDHLLRDKALFAKA; this is translated from the coding sequence GTGATTATCGCCACCGCCGGGCACGTCGACCACGGCAAAACCACCCTGCTACAGGCGCTGACCGGCGTGAATGCGGATCGGCTGCCGGAAGAAAAGAAACGCGGCATGACCATCGACCTCGGCTACGCCTACTGGCCGCAGCCGGATGGCCGGGTGATTGGCTTTATTGACGTGCCCGGGCACGAAAAGTTTCTGGCCAACATGCTGGCGGGCGTCGGCGGCATCGATCATGCCCTGCTGGTCATCGCCTGCGACGACGGCGTGATGGCGCAAACCCGTGAGCATCTGGCGATTTTACAGCTGACGGGCAACCCACAAATTACCGTCGCGCTGACCAAAGCCGACCGCGTAAGCGACAGCCGCCTTGCAGAAGTTCGGGCAGAAGTCGCCGCGCTGCTGGGTGATATCCAGGCCGCCATTTTTACTACCGCCGCCCCCAGCGGGGACGGCGTTGAGGCGCTACAACGGCATCTCAAAGGGTTGGGCGAACGCCCTCATGCCACTTCGCATCGCTTTCGCCTCGCTATCGACCGCGCCTTTACGGTTAAGGGCGCAGGGCTGGTGGTGACCGGCACGGCGCTGAGCGGCGAAGTTAACATCGGCGATTCACTCTGGCTGACAGGCGCAGAAAAACCGATGCGCGTACGCGGCCTTCACGCCCAAAACCAGCCGGTTTCCGGCGCGATGGCCGGGCAGCGTATTGCGCTGAACATCAGCGGGGACGCGGAAAAAACCGACATCAGCCGGGGCGACTGGCTGCTGAGTGAAAAACCGCTGCAGCCGGTTGAGCGCGTCATCGTCGAGCTGCAAGCGCTCCAGCCGCTGCAACAGTGGCAGCCGCTGCATATTCACCATTCTGCACGCCATGTGACCGGGCGAGTTTCCCTGCTTGAAGGCCATCTGGCCGAGCTGGTGCTGGATGCGCCGCTGTGGCTGGCAGATAACGACCGCCTGGTGCTACGCGATATCAGCGCCCGCACCACGCTCGCCGGGGCTCGCGCGGTGCTGCTTCACGCGCCGCGCCGCGGCAAACGCCAGCCCGCGTTCCTGAGCTGGCTGGGTGAACTGACTGAAGCCGCCGATGACCAACAGGTGCTGGAAGCGCACCTGGCGCGCGGGGCCGTCTTGCTCAACGAATTTAGCTGGGCGCGTCAATTAACGGCGCAAGGGCTTCAGAACCTGCTTGCAAAGCCGGGCTATTTGCAGGCGGGCAATGCGTTGCTAAGCCCGGAGGTGGCCACCCGCTGGCAGCAAAAACTGCTCGACGCGCTGGCACGCTATCACCAGCAGCATGACGATCAGCCGGGGCCGGGGCGAGAGCGCCTGCGCCGCATGGCATTACCCGCAGAGGACGAGGGCCTAGTGCTATCGCTCATCGAAAAAATGCGCGGTGAAGGCCTGCTAATGAGCCGCCATGGCTGGCTGCATCTGCCGGGACATGAGCCAGGATTTTCCGCTGCACAACGGGCCGTATGGGACAAAGTCGATGCCCTGTTTGGCGACGAGCCTTGGTGGGTTCGCGACCTGGCCAAAGCAACCGGCGAAGAAGAGCAGGCCATGCGCCAGCTGCTAAGATCCGCCGCTCAGCAGGGGCTGGTCACCGCGATTCTGAAAGATCGTTACTACCGCAACGATCGCCTGCAGGCCTTTGCCGATCTGATCCGCGACCTGGATCAAACTCAAGGCGCCGCCAACGCAGCCGACTTCCGCGACAGATTGGGCGTGGGCCGTAAGCTGGCAATTCAGATCCTGGAGTATTTCGACAAAATTGGCTTCACCCGCCGGCGCGGCAACGACCATTTGCTGCGCGATAAAGCGCTGTTCGCCAAGGCGTAA
- a CDS encoding aldehyde dehydrogenase (catalyzes the oxidation of acetaldehyde, benzaldehyde, propionaldehyde and other aldehydes): MTNNPPDTRIIPGEYGFPLKLKPRYDNYIGGQWIAPVGGQYYENLTPVTGQPLCEIASSGKADIDLALDAAHAAKKGWGQMSVQERATILLKIADRMEQNIELLATAETWDNGKPIRETSAADVPLAIDHFRYFASCIRAQEGGISEVDKDTVAYHFHEPLGVVAQIIPWNFPLLMASWKMAPALAAGNCIVLKPARLTPLSVLLLMELVGDLLPPGVVNVVNGAGGEIGEYLATSKRIAKVAFTGSTEVGQQIMQYATQNIIPVTLELGGKSPNIFFADVMEEEDAFFDKALEGFALFAFNQGEVCTCPSRALVQESIYERFIERAIRRVEAIRSGNPLDSRTQMGAQVSQGQMETILNYIDIGKKEGADVLTGGRRKALAGDLQAGYYLEPTILFGKNNMRVFQEEIFGPVLAVTTFKTVEEALELANDTEYGLGAGVWSRNGSLAYKMGRGIQAGRVWTNCYHAYPAHAAFGGYKQSGIGRETHKMMLEHYQQTKCLLVSYSDKPLGLF, encoded by the coding sequence ATGACAAACAATCCTCCCGATACCCGTATTATCCCCGGCGAGTATGGTTTCCCGCTCAAACTTAAACCCCGTTACGACAACTACATCGGCGGCCAGTGGATTGCCCCGGTCGGCGGCCAGTACTATGAAAACCTCACCCCGGTAACCGGCCAGCCGCTGTGCGAAATCGCCAGCTCCGGCAAGGCCGACATAGACCTCGCGCTGGATGCCGCCCACGCAGCCAAAAAGGGCTGGGGGCAGATGTCCGTTCAGGAGCGCGCCACCATCCTGCTGAAAATTGCCGACCGCATGGAGCAAAATATTGAGCTGCTGGCCACGGCAGAAACCTGGGACAACGGCAAACCGATCCGTGAAACCAGCGCCGCCGACGTGCCGCTGGCTATCGACCACTTCCGCTACTTCGCCTCCTGCATTCGTGCCCAGGAAGGCGGCATCAGTGAGGTGGACAAAGACACCGTGGCCTATCACTTCCACGAACCACTTGGCGTGGTCGCGCAGATTATCCCGTGGAACTTCCCGCTGCTGATGGCGAGCTGGAAGATGGCGCCAGCGTTGGCGGCGGGCAACTGCATCGTACTTAAACCCGCACGGCTGACCCCGCTTTCCGTGCTGCTGCTGATGGAACTGGTTGGCGATCTGCTGCCGCCGGGCGTGGTGAACGTAGTGAACGGCGCGGGCGGCGAGATTGGCGAATACCTGGCGACGTCAAAACGCATCGCTAAAGTGGCGTTTACCGGCTCCACCGAAGTCGGTCAGCAGATCATGCAGTACGCCACCCAGAACATTATCCCGGTCACGCTGGAGCTGGGCGGTAAATCTCCGAACATCTTCTTTGCCGACGTGATGGAAGAGGAAGACGCCTTCTTCGACAAAGCGCTGGAAGGCTTTGCGCTGTTCGCTTTCAACCAGGGCGAGGTCTGTACCTGCCCAAGCCGCGCGCTGGTGCAGGAATCCATCTACGAGCGCTTTATCGAGCGGGCCATTCGCCGGGTAGAAGCCATCCGCAGCGGCAACCCGCTGGACAGCCGTACCCAGATGGGCGCCCAGGTGTCTCAGGGGCAGATGGAAACCATCCTCAACTACATCGACATCGGCAAGAAAGAAGGCGCGGACGTCCTTACCGGCGGGCGCAGAAAAGCGCTGGCGGGCGATCTGCAGGCAGGCTACTACCTCGAACCAACCATCCTGTTCGGTAAAAACAACATGCGTGTGTTCCAGGAGGAAATCTTCGGCCCGGTGCTCGCCGTCACCACCTTTAAAACCGTGGAAGAGGCGCTGGAGCTGGCGAACGATACCGAATATGGCCTCGGCGCGGGCGTATGGAGCCGCAACGGCAGCCTGGCGTACAAAATGGGGCGCGGCATTCAGGCCGGGCGCGTGTGGACTAACTGTTACCACGCCTACCCGGCACACGCGGCATTCGGCGGCTATAAGCAGTCCGGGATCGGGCGAGAGACCCATAAGATGATGCTGGAGCATTATCAGCAGACCAAGTGCCTGCTGGTGAGCTATTCCGATAAGCCGCTGGGCCTGTTCTGA
- a CDS encoding formate dehydrogenase (cytochrome b556(FDO) component; heme containing) encodes MKKQQTIQRYSAPERINHWITAFCFVLAAVSGLGFFFPSFNWLMGILGTPQLARILHPFVGVVMFASFIIMFFRYWHHNLINRDDIFWAKNIRKIVVNEEVGDTGRYNFGQKCVFWAAIIFLVLLLVSGVIIWRPYFAPAFSIPVIRFALMLHSFAAVALIVVIMVHIYAALWVKGTITAMVEGWVTTTWAKKHHPKWYREVRQKQEKSSE; translated from the coding sequence ATGAAAAAGCAACAGACCATTCAGCGCTACAGCGCGCCGGAACGCATCAACCACTGGATCACCGCCTTCTGCTTCGTGCTGGCGGCGGTGAGCGGACTGGGCTTTTTCTTCCCGTCCTTCAACTGGCTGATGGGCATTCTCGGCACGCCGCAGCTGGCGCGCATCCTCCACCCCTTCGTTGGGGTGGTGATGTTCGCCTCCTTCATAATCATGTTTTTCCGTTACTGGCACCACAACCTAATCAATCGGGATGATATCTTTTGGGCGAAGAATATTCGTAAGATCGTCGTCAACGAGGAAGTGGGAGACACCGGGCGCTATAACTTCGGCCAGAAATGCGTGTTCTGGGCGGCGATTATTTTCCTGGTGCTGCTGCTGGTGAGCGGCGTGATTATCTGGCGTCCTTACTTTGCGCCAGCCTTCTCTATTCCGGTTATTCGATTTGCGTTAATGCTGCATTCATTTGCCGCGGTAGCGTTAATTGTGGTTATCATGGTGCATATTTACGCCGCCCTTTGGGTAAAAGGCACCATCACCGCGATGGTGGAGGGCTGGGTTACCACGACGTGGGCGAAGAAACATCACCCGAAATGGTACCGCGAAGTCCGCCAGAAACAGGAAAAGTCATCTGAATGA
- a CDS encoding sulfate ABC transporter substrate-binding protein codes for MQVSRRQFFKICAGGMAGTTAAALGFAPGAALAETRQYKLLRTRETRNTCTYCSVGCGLLMYSLGDGAKNAKASIFHIEGDPDHPVNRGALCPKGAGLVDFIHSESRLKTPSYRAPGSDKWQQISWDDAFDRIAKLMKEDRDANFIEKNEQGTTVNRWLSTGMLCASASSNETGYLTQKFSRALGMLAVDNQARV; via the coding sequence ATGCAGGTCAGCAGAAGGCAGTTCTTTAAGATCTGCGCTGGCGGTATGGCAGGCACCACGGCAGCAGCACTGGGTTTTGCCCCCGGCGCTGCGCTCGCGGAAACCCGGCAGTACAAGCTGCTACGCACCCGTGAAACCCGTAACACCTGCACATACTGCTCCGTCGGCTGTGGGCTATTGATGTATAGCCTCGGCGACGGCGCAAAAAACGCAAAAGCCTCAATTTTCCATATCGAAGGTGACCCGGACCACCCGGTAAACCGCGGCGCGCTGTGCCCGAAAGGGGCCGGTCTGGTGGACTTCATCCATTCCGAAAGCCGCCTGAAAACGCCTTCTTACCGCGCGCCAGGCTCCGATAAATGGCAGCAAATCAGCTGGGACGATGCCTTTGACCGCATCGCGAAGCTGATGAAAGAAGACCGTGACGCCAACTTCATCGAAAAGAACGAACAGGGCACCACGGTCAACCGCTGGCTCTCCACGGGGATGCTTTGCGCCTCCGCGTCCAGCAACGAAACCGGCTATTTAACCCAGAAATTTTCCCGCGCCCTCGGCATGCTTGCCGTGGATAACCAGGCGCGTGTCTGA
- a CDS encoding formate dehydrogenase, with the protein MEQVTGARTIELWHRGNLTAAETDWLAEEVPVALVYNGISHVVMMASPKDLEAFALGFSLSEGIIESPADIYGMDVLPTCNGIEVQVELSSRRFAGLKERRRALAGRTGCGVCGVEQLNDIGRPVPPLPFTQTFVLENLDGALRRMRDYQPVGELTGCTHAALWLDPEGQILDGREDIGRHVALDKMLGVRSRNPWHNGAALVSSRASYEMVQKAAMCGIEILFAVSAATSLAVEVAQRTHLTLVGFNRPGRATVYTHPERLR; encoded by the coding sequence ATGGAACAGGTTACCGGCGCACGCACGATCGAGCTTTGGCACCGGGGCAATCTCACCGCGGCTGAAACCGACTGGCTGGCGGAAGAAGTCCCTGTCGCGCTGGTTTACAACGGCATTTCACATGTTGTGATGATGGCTTCGCCCAAAGACCTTGAAGCGTTTGCGCTCGGGTTTTCCCTGTCCGAAGGCATCATTGAAAGTCCGGCGGATATTTACGGGATGGATGTGTTGCCAACTTGTAACGGCATTGAAGTGCAGGTCGAGCTGTCCAGCCGCCGCTTTGCGGGCCTGAAAGAGCGCCGGCGAGCGCTGGCCGGGCGAACGGGCTGCGGCGTTTGCGGCGTCGAGCAGTTAAACGATATTGGCCGCCCGGTGCCGCCGCTGCCGTTTACCCAGACGTTTGTCCTGGAAAACCTGGACGGGGCGTTGAGAAGAATGCGTGACTACCAGCCCGTCGGCGAGCTAACTGGCTGTACTCATGCGGCGTTATGGCTAGATCCAGAGGGCCAGATCCTCGACGGAAGGGAAGATATCGGCCGCCATGTGGCGCTGGATAAAATGCTCGGTGTTCGCAGCCGTAATCCGTGGCACAACGGGGCCGCGCTGGTGTCGAGCCGTGCAAGCTATGAAATGGTACAGAAGGCCGCGATGTGCGGCATTGAAATCCTGTTCGCGGTGTCTGCGGCGACCTCATTAGCGGTGGAGGTTGCACAGCGTACTCATCTGACGCTGGTGGGTTTTAACCGGCCAGGACGTGCCACGGTTTATACGCACCCGGAGCGGCTGCGCTAG
- a CDS encoding formate dehydrogenase: MTNHWVDIKNANLIVVMGGNAAEAHPVGFRWAMEAKIHNGAKLIVIDPRFTRTASVADFYTPIRSGTDIAFLSGVLLYLINNNKFNREYVESYTNANLIVREDFGFDDGLFTGYDAANRKYDKTTWNYELDEEGFAKRDLTLQHPRCVWNLLKEHISRYTPDVVTSICGTPKEDFLKVCEYIAETSVADKTASFLYALGWTQHSIGAQNIRTMAMIQLLLGNMGMAGGGVNALRGHSNIQGLTDLGLLSTSLPGYMNLPSEKQVDIDSYLAANTPKPLLKGQVNYWGNYPKFFVSMMKAFFGDKATKENSWGYDWLPKWDKSYDVLQYFEMMSQGKVNGYLCQGFNPVASFPNKNKVVASLSKLKFLVTIDPLNTETSNFWQNHGEMNDVDPSQIQTEVFRLPSTCFAEENGSIVNSGRWLQWHWKGADAPGEALNDGEILSGIFTRLRNMYERDGGKVPEQVLNMTWKYLTPDNPAPEEVAMESNGKALADLIDPATGAVLVKKGQQLSSFAQLRDDGTTSSGCWIFAGSWTPDGNQMARRDNADPSGLGNTLGWAWAWPLNRRILYNRASADPSGKPWDEKRRLISWDGAKWGGIDVPDYSTAAPDSGVGPFIMQPEGLGRLFALDKMAEGPFPEHYEPFETPLGTNPLHPNVVSNPAARVFKDDLEAMGKHDKFPYVGTTYRLTEHFHYWTKHALLNAIAQPEQFVEIGEKLANKLGIAHGDTVKVSSNRGYIKAKAVVTKRIRTLDVHGQKVDTIGIPIHWGYEGVAKKGFIANTLTPFVGDANTQTPEFKAFLVNVEKV; the protein is encoded by the coding sequence ATGACCAACCACTGGGTTGATATCAAAAACGCCAACCTCATCGTGGTGATGGGTGGGAATGCGGCAGAAGCGCATCCGGTGGGATTCCGCTGGGCGATGGAAGCCAAAATTCACAACGGCGCGAAGCTGATTGTGATCGATCCTCGATTTACGCGAACCGCTTCGGTGGCGGATTTCTACACGCCTATCCGTTCCGGGACCGACATTGCTTTCCTGTCGGGCGTCCTGCTGTACCTGATTAACAACAACAAATTCAACCGCGAGTACGTCGAGTCTTACACCAACGCCAACCTGATTGTGCGTGAGGACTTCGGCTTCGACGACGGCCTGTTCACCGGCTATGACGCGGCAAACCGCAAATACGATAAAACCACCTGGAACTACGAGCTGGATGAAGAAGGCTTCGCCAAACGCGACCTGACGCTTCAACACCCGCGCTGCGTGTGGAATCTGCTGAAAGAGCATATTTCCCGCTACACGCCGGACGTGGTCACCAGCATCTGCGGTACGCCGAAAGAAGACTTCCTGAAAGTGTGCGAGTACATCGCCGAAACCAGCGTGGCGGACAAAACCGCGTCGTTCCTGTACGCCCTGGGCTGGACTCAGCACTCCATCGGCGCGCAGAACATCCGCACCATGGCGATGATCCAGCTGCTGCTCGGCAACATGGGGATGGCAGGCGGCGGCGTCAACGCCCTGCGCGGCCACTCCAACATTCAGGGTCTGACCGACCTCGGCCTGCTCTCCACCAGCCTGCCGGGTTACATGAACCTGCCAAGCGAAAAACAGGTGGATATCGACAGCTATCTGGCGGCCAACACGCCTAAACCGCTGCTGAAAGGCCAGGTGAACTACTGGGGCAACTACCCGAAATTCTTCGTCTCGATGATGAAAGCCTTCTTTGGCGACAAAGCGACGAAGGAGAACAGCTGGGGCTACGACTGGCTGCCGAAGTGGGATAAGAGCTACGACGTGCTGCAGTACTTCGAGATGATGAGCCAGGGCAAGGTCAACGGCTATCTGTGCCAGGGCTTTAACCCGGTGGCCTCGTTCCCTAACAAGAACAAGGTTGTGGCCTCGCTTTCGAAGCTGAAGTTCCTGGTCACTATCGACCCGCTGAACACCGAAACGTCCAACTTCTGGCAAAACCACGGCGAAATGAACGACGTTGATCCGTCGCAAATCCAGACCGAGGTGTTCCGTCTGCCGTCCACCTGCTTTGCGGAAGAGAACGGCTCCATCGTGAACTCCGGGCGCTGGCTGCAGTGGCACTGGAAGGGGGCGGATGCGCCAGGGGAAGCGCTGAACGACGGCGAAATCCTCTCCGGCATCTTCACCCGCCTGCGCAATATGTACGAGCGCGACGGCGGCAAAGTGCCTGAGCAGGTGCTGAACATGACCTGGAAGTACCTGACGCCGGACAACCCGGCGCCGGAAGAAGTGGCCATGGAAAGCAACGGTAAAGCGCTGGCAGACCTGATTGACCCGGCCACCGGCGCGGTGCTGGTGAAAAAAGGGCAGCAGCTCAGCTCCTTTGCGCAGCTGCGCGACGACGGTACAACCTCCAGCGGCTGCTGGATCTTTGCCGGCAGTTGGACGCCGGACGGCAACCAGATGGCACGCCGCGACAACGCCGACCCGTCAGGCCTGGGCAACACGCTCGGCTGGGCATGGGCGTGGCCGCTTAACCGCCGAATTCTGTATAACCGTGCCTCCGCCGACCCATCGGGTAAACCGTGGGATGAAAAACGCCGCCTGATCTCCTGGGATGGCGCGAAATGGGGCGGCATCGACGTGCCGGACTACAGCACCGCCGCGCCGGACAGCGGCGTCGGGCCGTTTATCATGCAGCCGGAAGGGCTGGGTCGCCTGTTTGCCCTCGACAAGATGGCAGAAGGGCCGTTCCCGGAACACTACGAGCCGTTTGAAACGCCGCTGGGCACCAACCCGCTGCACCCGAACGTGGTCTCCAACCCGGCAGCCCGCGTGTTTAAAGACGATCTGGAAGCCATGGGCAAGCATGACAAGTTCCCGTATGTCGGCACCACCTATCGTCTGACGGAGCATTTCCACTACTGGACCAAGCACGCGCTGTTGAACGCTATCGCGCAGCCGGAGCAGTTTGTCGAGATTGGCGAGAAGCTGGCTAACAAGCTCGGCATCGCCCACGGCGACACGGTGAAGGTCTCCTCCAACCGCGGCTACATCAAGGCCAAAGCGGTGGTGACCAAGCGTATCCGCACGCTGGACGTTCACGGTCAGAAGGTGGACACCATCGGGATCCCGATTCACTGGGGTTACGAAGGCGTGGCGAAGAAAGGCTTTATCGCCAACACCCTGACGCCGTTTGTCGGGGATGCCAACACGCAAACGCCGGAGTTTAAGGCGTTCCTGGTCAACGTGGAAAAGGTGTAA
- a CDS encoding glyoxalase, whose amino-acid sequence MRELVKHLAHIGYQVSNLERSLAFYLPLGFEVKSRYSKTASIGEIEVAFIELGGVLLELYQLPQAEGFDVPRCGIDHIALEVSDLQAVAARLETLGYKLDEGPVTESSPMNKVSFLLIRGPDGERLEFDQTAA is encoded by the coding sequence ATGCGCGAACTGGTGAAACATTTGGCCCATATCGGCTATCAGGTAAGCAATCTTGAGCGTTCGCTGGCCTTTTATCTCCCGCTGGGTTTTGAGGTGAAAAGTCGCTACAGCAAAACCGCGTCGATTGGCGAAATTGAAGTGGCCTTTATCGAACTGGGCGGCGTGTTGCTTGAGCTGTACCAACTGCCTCAGGCCGAGGGCTTCGATGTGCCACGCTGCGGTATCGACCATATTGCGCTTGAGGTGAGTGACCTTCAGGCCGTTGCTGCGCGTCTGGAAACGCTGGGCTATAAGCTGGATGAAGGGCCGGTAACGGAATCGTCGCCAATGAATAAGGTGAGTTTTTTACTGATTCGCGGGCCAGATGGCGAAAGGCTGGAGTTTGATCAGACTGCTGCCTGA
- a CDS encoding formate dehydrogenase (required for the formation of active formate dehydrogenase), giving the protein MSIRIIPQDQLEKSEKRTAEVIPPLLFPRLKNLYNRRAERLRELAASNPLGDYLRFAALIAHAQEVVLYDHPLEMDLTALIAEAAKTGKPPLDIHVLPRDPHWQRLLQSLIAELKPEMDGPALAVIENLEKASSQELEEMATALFNADFALVSSDKAPFIWAALSLYWAQMATLIPGKAKAEYGEQRQFCPVCGSIPVSSMVHIGTTNGLRYLHCNLCETEWHVVRVKCSNCEQTRDLNYWSLDSEQAAIKAESCGDCGTYLKILYQEKDPKVEAVADDLASLVLDARMEQEGFARSSINPFLFPGEGE; this is encoded by the coding sequence ATGAGTATTCGCATAATCCCGCAAGATCAGCTGGAGAAGAGCGAGAAACGCACGGCGGAAGTAATTCCGCCGTTATTATTCCCCAGGCTCAAAAATCTCTACAACCGCCGCGCTGAACGCCTGCGCGAGCTGGCTGCCAGCAACCCGCTGGGCGACTACCTGCGCTTTGCCGCACTGATTGCCCACGCTCAGGAAGTGGTGCTGTACGACCACCCGCTGGAGATGGATTTAACCGCCCTGATTGCCGAGGCCGCCAAAACCGGCAAGCCGCCGCTGGACATTCACGTCCTGCCGCGCGACCCGCACTGGCAGCGCCTGCTGCAGTCGCTGATTGCCGAGCTGAAGCCTGAAATGGACGGCCCGGCGTTAGCCGTGATTGAAAATCTTGAAAAGGCTTCTTCGCAGGAGCTGGAAGAGATGGCCACCGCGCTGTTTAACGCCGACTTCGCCTTAGTCAGCAGCGACAAAGCGCCGTTTATCTGGGCCGCGCTGTCGCTCTACTGGGCGCAAATGGCGACGCTTATCCCAGGCAAGGCCAAAGCCGAATACGGCGAACAGCGCCAGTTCTGCCCGGTTTGCGGCTCGATTCCGGTTTCCAGCATGGTGCACATCGGCACCACCAACGGCCTGCGTTATCTGCACTGCAATCTGTGTGAAACCGAGTGGCATGTGGTGCGCGTGAAGTGCAGCAACTGCGAGCAGACCCGCGACTTAAACTACTGGTCGCTGGACAGCGAACAGGCGGCAATTAAAGCCGAAAGCTGCGGCGACTGCGGCACCTACCTGAAAATTCTTTACCAGGAGAAGGACCCGAAAGTAGAAGCCGTCGCCGACGACCTGGCCTCGCTGGTGCTTGACGCCCGCATGGAGCAGGAAGGCTTCGCCCGCAGCAGCATCAACCCGTTCTTATTCCCTGGCGAAGGGGAATAA
- a CDS encoding formate dehydrogenase (beta subunit; involved in the use of formate as an electron donor during aerobic respiration; acts to transfer electrons from the major(alpha subunit) to the cytochrome b556(gamma subunit)), translating to MAYQSQDIIRRSATNGFTPAPQARDHQQEVAKLIDVTTCIGCKACQVACSEWNDIRDEVGHNVGMYDNPADLTAKSWTVMRFSEVEQNDKLEWLIRKDGCMHCADPGCLKACPSEGAIIQYANGIVDFQSEQCIGCGYCIAGCPFDVPRLNPEDNRVYKCTLCVDRVTVGQEPACVKTCPTGAIHFGSKEDMKTLAGERVAELKTRGYDNAGLYDPAGVGGTHVMYVLHHADKPTLYHGLPENPSISPTVKFWKGVWKPLAAIGFAATFAASVFHYVGVGPNRADEEDDNLHHDDDEVRK from the coding sequence ATGGCTTATCAATCTCAGGACATTATCCGTCGTTCCGCCACTAACGGCTTCACGCCCGCGCCACAGGCGCGGGATCACCAGCAAGAGGTCGCCAAGCTTATCGACGTCACCACCTGCATCGGCTGTAAGGCCTGCCAGGTGGCGTGCTCGGAGTGGAACGACATCCGTGATGAAGTGGGGCACAACGTCGGGATGTACGACAACCCGGCGGACCTGACCGCCAAATCCTGGACGGTGATGCGCTTCTCGGAAGTGGAGCAGAACGACAAACTGGAATGGCTGATCCGCAAAGACGGCTGCATGCACTGCGCGGATCCGGGCTGCCTGAAGGCGTGTCCGTCGGAAGGGGCTATTATTCAGTATGCCAACGGCATCGTCGACTTCCAGTCAGAGCAGTGCATCGGCTGCGGCTACTGCATCGCGGGCTGCCCGTTTGACGTGCCGCGCCTGAACCCCGAGGACAACCGCGTCTACAAATGCACCCTGTGCGTAGACCGCGTCACCGTGGGCCAGGAGCCAGCATGCGTGAAAACTTGCCCGACCGGGGCGATTCATTTCGGCTCGAAAGAGGATATGAAAACCCTCGCCGGTGAGCGCGTGGCGGAACTGAAAACCCGCGGCTACGACAACGCAGGTTTGTACGATCCGGCAGGCGTTGGCGGGACGCACGTCATGTACGTGCTGCACCATGCGGACAAGCCGACGCTGTATCACGGCCTGCCGGAGAACCCGTCCATCAGCCCAACCGTGAAGTTCTGGAAAGGCGTCTGGAAACCGCTGGCCGCGATCGGCTTTGCGGCCACCTTCGCCGCCAGCGTCTTCCACTACGTTGGGGTCGGCCCGAACCGTGCCGATGAAGAGGACGATAATCTGCACCATGACGACGACGAGGTGCGTAAATGA